The Microplitis demolitor isolate Queensland-Clemson2020A chromosome 8, iyMicDemo2.1a, whole genome shotgun sequence genome has a segment encoding these proteins:
- the LOC106693562 gene encoding uncharacterized protein LOC106693562 yields MKGYLTFSPSELSALENVGWLSNDDSQLTNADGYFDILIPLNLLSGFAEDYQKILINVQLELVLTISNTDIDAYIQNPAEGAAPENDKVTLQKIEWIVPYVTLSDKERIQVLNYITGDPSIPISFRTWELYEYPLLPATPRHIWAVKTSTQLEKPRHVVLGFQSARKNASQFDHCSIRNIKLFLNSQSYPYEDLNLMIDQNQYTLLYSMDTNFQSSYYDKQSEPLLAKKKFLDNAPLCVIDCSKQNEAIKSGPVDIRLEFESAAPFPPNTTAYCLVIHDRIIEYNPISSTVRKLI; encoded by the coding sequence ATGAAAGGATATTTAACATTTAGCCCCAGTGAATTAAGTGCTTTAGAGAATGTAGGTTGGTTGTCTAACGACGATTCGCAATTAACCAACGCAGAtggttattttgatattttgataCCACTGAATTTACTGAGCGGATTTGCTGaagattatcaaaaaattcttataaatgtTCAGCTAGAGTTAGTTTTAACCATTTCAAATACCGATATCGATGCATACATACAGAATCCAGCAGAAGGAGCCGCACCTGAAAATGATAAAGTTAcactacaaaaaattgaatggaTAGTTCCATACGTCACCTTATCAGATAAAGAAAGAATTCaagtgttaaattatattactggTGATCCATCTATTCCTATTAGTTTTAGAACTTGGGAGTTGTATGAATATCCACTATTACCTGCAACACCAAGACACATTTGGGCTGTCAAAACATCAACTCAGCTTGAAAAACCACGCCATGTAGTGCTTGGATTCCAATCAGCAAGAAAAAATGCTAGTCAATTTGACCACTGTAGcattagaaatataaaattatttttaaattcacagaGCTATCCTTATGAAGATCTTAATCTAATGATTGATCAAAATCAGTATACGTTATTATACAGCATGGATACAAATTTTCAGTCTTCATACTATGATAAACAATCCGAACCACTGCTggcaaagaaaaaatttttggataacGCGCCACTGTGCGTTATTGACTGTTCTAAACAAAACGAAGCGATCAAATCTGGACCGGTCGACATACGTTTAGAATTTGAGTCAGCAGCTCCATTTCCACCTAACACGACTGCTTACTGTCTAGTTATTCACGATCGGATTATTGAGTATAACCCTATAAGCAGTactgtaagaaaattaatctAG